The following proteins are co-located in the Actinomycetota bacterium genome:
- a CDS encoding 2-hydroxyacyl-CoA dehydratase produces the protein MREMAKGGPTTSRRGAEGLFERVESLVEVAMQLPRGMSDEEVEGLLRVLPPDTSRSMRALLCPRFRDVSLDFIAMIGEWVQEVRRAKSEGRKVVLVPFNFPPEIIYLFRNAIPLTSEVMTTLGVSVLEGQGERYWDYAMGLGIPDYLCSSSTIELGSILTGRDFEPDIIVQSAPGACDANSKIHEFVSLHMGIPQVILEKPTEATSRGRELHRRYFMAFMRRLEEMIGEELDEGRMREVLEEANRASDLYYELYDLKKFSPCPVPNIFSIFTYGTRFTRWGRPQAAEMMRSMVELSRRRREEGAYPAPEEVARCMWLYIGYYFDFLGFFNWMEERGITYLNDILSLCQPRHVDTTSKESMLAGLAEASFEYPMTRQMGADSMSLSWIEDMSHFIRDLNANCAIYSGHHACKQTWSIVNQVRKEITRRTGAPVLCLQGDSWIRRMTPTSVLQEEISSFVDNVVTRRRRARERP, from the coding sequence ATGAGAGAGATGGCCAAGGGTGGTCCCACGACGTCACGGAGGGGAGCGGAAGGGCTCTTCGAACGGGTGGAGAGCCTCGTGGAGGTGGCCATGCAGCTTCCCCGCGGCATGTCGGACGAGGAGGTGGAGGGGCTGCTCAGGGTGCTGCCCCCGGACACTTCCCGCTCCATGCGCGCCCTCCTCTGCCCGCGCTTCCGCGACGTGAGCCTGGACTTCATCGCGATGATCGGGGAATGGGTACAGGAGGTGCGGCGGGCGAAGTCCGAGGGGCGCAAGGTGGTCCTGGTGCCCTTCAACTTCCCTCCCGAGATAATCTACCTGTTCCGCAACGCCATCCCCCTCACCAGCGAGGTCATGACCACCCTGGGGGTCTCCGTGCTGGAGGGCCAGGGCGAGAGGTACTGGGACTATGCCATGGGCCTGGGGATCCCCGATTACCTCTGCTCCTCCTCCACCATAGAGCTGGGGTCCATCCTCACCGGGCGCGACTTCGAGCCGGACATCATCGTGCAGTCCGCGCCCGGCGCCTGCGACGCCAACTCCAAGATCCACGAGTTCGTCTCCCTCCACATGGGCATCCCCCAGGTCATCCTGGAAAAGCCCACCGAGGCCACCTCCCGGGGAAGGGAGCTGCACCGCCGCTACTTCATGGCCTTCATGCGCCGCCTGGAGGAGATGATCGGCGAGGAGCTGGACGAGGGGCGCATGCGCGAGGTGCTCGAGGAGGCCAACCGCGCCAGCGACCTCTACTACGAGCTCTACGACCTCAAGAAGTTCTCCCCCTGTCCCGTGCCCAACATCTTCTCCATTTTCACCTACGGCACCCGCTTCACGCGCTGGGGAAGGCCGCAGGCGGCGGAGATGATGCGCTCCATGGTGGAGCTGTCACGCCGCCGCCGCGAGGAGGGGGCATACCCGGCACCGGAGGAAGTGGCACGCTGCATGTGGCTTTACATCGGGTATTACTTCGACTTCCTCGGCTTCTTCAACTGGATGGAGGAACGCGGCATCACCTACCTCAACGACATCCTCTCCCTCTGCCAGCCACGCCACGTGGATACAACAAGCAAGGAGAGCATGCTCGCCGGGCTGGCGGAGGCCTCGTTCGAATATCCCATGACCAGGCAGATGGGCGCGGACTCCATGTCCCTCTCCTGGATAGAGGACATGTCCCATTTCATCCGCGACCTCAACGCCAACTGCGCCATCTACTCGGGACACCACGCCTGCAAGCAGACCTGGAGCATCGTCAACCAGGTGCGCAAGGAGATAACCCGGCGCACGGGCGCTCCCGTGCTGTGCCTGCAGGGGGACTCCTGGATACGGCGGATGACGCCCACAAGCGTGCTGCAGGAGGAGATATCCTCCTTCGTGGACAACGTGGTCACGCGGCGCAGGCGCGCGAGGGAAAGGCCGTGA
- a CDS encoding 2-hydroxyacyl-CoA dehydratase codes for MEDAIRLAGDILNSHLEEWRRAGGRIVGYTCVATPREIMDAAGILPYRIRALGKPERELADAYLSRFNCGFCRACLQLGLDGTYDFLDGLVENNGCDHLRGMFEDWQYAKDPAFFHYLRVPHTVSEEALEFFAEELELFREALGRHFQVDISDASLAEAMERSNRTREKLRELFSLREGERPALTGRQAMAVILLESSLPPAVFEDYLARFLEESERNEVRGYRARLLLAGSATDELALVGEIEDVGGLVVSDALCYGTRAFWNLPRLAGDPIHALAEAYLKHLLCPRMFDDYATRLDYVLRTARRARVDGAVLVHNKFCDLHGVENVRLRLDLEEAGIPVLVLEKEYGSGADLGRIRTRIQAFLERIGG; via the coding sequence ATGGAGGATGCCATCAGGCTGGCCGGTGATATCCTGAACAGCCACCTCGAGGAATGGAGGCGGGCGGGAGGTCGCATCGTCGGCTATACCTGCGTGGCCACGCCGCGGGAGATCATGGACGCGGCGGGCATACTCCCCTACCGCATAAGGGCCCTGGGCAAGCCCGAGCGCGAGCTCGCCGACGCTTACCTCTCCCGCTTCAACTGCGGCTTCTGCCGCGCCTGCCTGCAACTGGGCCTCGACGGCACCTACGACTTCCTGGACGGCCTGGTGGAGAACAACGGCTGCGACCACCTGCGCGGCATGTTCGAAGACTGGCAGTACGCGAAGGATCCCGCGTTCTTCCATTACCTGCGGGTTCCCCACACGGTCAGCGAGGAGGCGCTGGAGTTCTTCGCGGAGGAGCTGGAGCTCTTCCGCGAGGCGCTGGGACGCCACTTCCAGGTCGATATAAGCGACGCTTCCCTCGCGGAGGCCATGGAGAGGAGCAACCGCACGCGGGAAAAGCTGCGCGAGCTCTTCTCCCTGCGCGAGGGGGAGAGGCCCGCCCTCACCGGCAGGCAGGCCATGGCCGTCATCCTCCTCGAGTCTTCCCTGCCGCCGGCGGTGTTCGAGGACTACCTGGCGCGATTCCTGGAAGAGAGCGAAAGGAACGAGGTCCGCGGCTACCGCGCCCGCCTCCTGCTGGCCGGCAGCGCCACGGACGAGCTGGCGCTGGTGGGGGAGATCGAGGACGTGGGGGGACTAGTGGTGAGCGACGCGCTCTGTTACGGCACCAGGGCTTTCTGGAACCTGCCGCGCCTCGCCGGCGACCCCATTCACGCGCTGGCCGAGGCCTACCTGAAGCACCTTCTCTGCCCCCGCATGTTCGACGACTACGCCACGCGCCTCGACTACGTGTTGCGTACGGCGAGGCGGGCGCGCGTGGACGGGGCGGTCCTGGTGCATAACAAGTTCTGCGACCTGCACGGCGTGGAGAACGTGCGCCTGCGCCTGGACCTGGAGGAGGCGGGGATACCCGTCCTGGTGCTGGAGAAGGAGTACGGGTCGGGCGCCGACCTGGGGCGCATACGCACGCGCATACAGGCCTTCCTGGAGAGGATAGGGGGATGA
- a CDS encoding AIM24 family protein, whose amino-acid sequence MEVESPNAFNLQSKKLLRVNMAACGGQVLAKAGSMIAYQGQISFTRQGSGGIDKWVKKAISGESFTLMLAQGTGDLFLADAANDIVLLYLNNESITVEALNLLAFTPSISWDIKMIKGAAGMLSGGLWTVELQGTGYLALISKGEPMTLRVTPDQPTFTDPNATIAWSQSLNPTIHMDANLTSLKGIFGSTHGELFQLAFQGDGYVVVQPSEEAPKTSLQQPKSGGSGPAGGILGGLLKQ is encoded by the coding sequence ATGGAAGTGGAGAGCCCCAACGCCTTCAACCTGCAGAGCAAGAAACTGTTGCGCGTGAACATGGCCGCCTGCGGGGGGCAGGTGCTGGCCAAGGCCGGTTCCATGATCGCCTACCAGGGGCAGATAAGCTTCACGCGCCAGGGCAGCGGCGGTATTGACAAGTGGGTGAAGAAGGCCATTTCCGGCGAATCCTTCACCCTCATGCTGGCCCAGGGCACGGGAGACCTCTTCCTGGCAGACGCCGCCAACGACATCGTGCTCCTCTATCTCAACAACGAGTCCATCACCGTGGAGGCCCTCAACCTGCTGGCCTTCACCCCCAGCATCTCGTGGGACATCAAGATGATAAAAGGTGCCGCAGGGATGCTTTCGGGCGGTCTCTGGACCGTGGAACTGCAGGGCACAGGCTACCTCGCCCTCATCTCCAAGGGAGAGCCCATGACCCTCAGGGTCACCCCCGACCAACCCACCTTCACGGACCCCAACGCCACCATCGCCTGGTCGCAGAGCCTGAACCCAACCATACACATGGACGCCAACCTCACCAGCCTCAAGGGGATATTCGGCTCCACCCACGGCGAGCTCTTCCAGCTCGCCTTCCAGGGGGATGGCTACGTGGTGGTGCAGCCGAGCGAGGAAGCCCCCAAGACCAGCCTGCAGCAACCGAAGTCCGGGGGCAGCGGACCTGCGGGAGGCATCCTGGGAGGCCTGCTCAAGCAATAG
- a CDS encoding protease complex subunit PrcB family protein, whose product MRPAGGTFLGTFLSLCLSLLLAAGCGGGTGGEAVPVEGEPRAAEARAIPMQTLAQGTASEYGRFDHQNQEDEAPECVVIGGDEELQNLLYLAGLQLPERDVDFERYLVLAAMQGAKNSAGYAISIARAEQLGGEVRVEVEVSEPEEGAFTAQVLTSPYHLVLVERGAFDPRGELVFVFTDNHGRTLARSSTEV is encoded by the coding sequence ATGCGACCGGCTGGAGGCACCTTTCTCGGCACGTTCTTGTCGCTCTGCCTCTCCCTTCTCCTCGCCGCCGGCTGCGGCGGGGGCACGGGAGGCGAAGCGGTCCCGGTTGAGGGAGAGCCACGGGCGGCGGAGGCCAGGGCGATCCCCATGCAGACCCTGGCGCAGGGAACCGCAAGCGAGTACGGGCGTTTTGACCACCAGAACCAGGAGGACGAGGCCCCGGAATGCGTGGTCATCGGCGGGGACGAGGAGCTCCAGAACCTGCTCTACCTGGCGGGCCTGCAGCTGCCGGAGCGGGACGTGGACTTCGAGCGCTACCTGGTCCTGGCGGCAATGCAGGGGGCGAAGAACAGCGCCGGATACGCCATTTCCATAGCGCGCGCCGAGCAGCTCGGCGGCGAGGTGCGCGTGGAGGTCGAGGTGAGCGAGCCCGAGGAGGGGGCCTTCACGGCACAGGTCCTCACCAGCCCGTACCATCTCGTCCTGGTGGAGCGCGGCGCCTTCGACCCCCGCGGCGAGCTCGTCTTCGTCTTCACCGACAACCACGGCAGGACGCTCGCGAGGTCGAGCACGGAGGTCTGA
- a CDS encoding SDR family oxidoreductase — protein sequence MSEVRFDDRVAVVTGAGGGLGREYALLLASRGCKVVVNDLGGAMDGTGSGTTAAEKVVQEIKDAGGEAVPNFDSVADWESAQNIIKTAIDNYGRIDILINNAGILRDKSFLKMELEDYEKVMAVHLNGSFYCCKAAWPYMRDNNYGRIVSAASAAGVYGNFGQANYGAAKMGIIGLTHVLKQEGAKYNIKANVIVPIAGTRMTATVLPPNIVEILKPEYVAPMVVWACSENCNFSGYTFTAGAGYFSRTAFIEGPGVYFDISQPITLEMIDENIDKIVTLEGGTTFENAAEQTAKALAKMNLG from the coding sequence ATGTCGGAGGTAAGATTTGACGATCGAGTCGCAGTAGTGACCGGGGCCGGCGGCGGCCTGGGTAGGGAATATGCCCTGCTCCTTGCCAGCCGCGGCTGCAAGGTGGTGGTCAACGACCTGGGCGGCGCCATGGACGGCACGGGTTCGGGGACCACCGCCGCCGAGAAAGTGGTGCAGGAGATCAAGGACGCCGGCGGGGAGGCCGTGCCCAACTTCGACAGCGTGGCGGACTGGGAGAGCGCGCAGAACATCATCAAGACCGCCATCGACAACTATGGGCGCATCGACATCCTCATCAACAATGCCGGCATCCTGCGCGACAAGAGCTTCCTGAAGATGGAGCTCGAGGACTACGAGAAGGTCATGGCCGTCCACCTCAACGGGTCCTTCTACTGCTGCAAGGCGGCCTGGCCCTACATGAGGGACAACAACTACGGCCGCATCGTTTCCGCCGCCTCCGCCGCCGGCGTGTACGGGAACTTCGGCCAGGCCAACTACGGCGCCGCCAAGATGGGCATCATAGGCCTCACGCACGTCCTCAAGCAGGAGGGTGCGAAGTACAACATCAAGGCCAACGTCATCGTCCCCATCGCCGGGACGCGCATGACGGCCACCGTGCTTCCTCCCAACATCGTCGAGATCCTGAAGCCCGAGTACGTCGCCCCCATGGTGGTGTGGGCCTGCTCCGAGAACTGCAATTTCTCCGGTTATACCTTCACCGCGGGTGCCGGGTACTTCAGCCGCACCGCCTTCATCGAGGGCCCGGGCGTCTATTTCGACATCTCGCAGCCCATCACCCTCGAGATGATCGACGAGAACATCGACAAGATCGTCACCCTGGAGGGCGGCACCACCTTCGAGAACGCCGCCGAGCAGACCGCCAAGGCCCTTGCCAAGATGAACCTGGGCTGA
- a CDS encoding MaoC family dehydratase N-terminal domain-containing protein: MPIDLSVIGKELPPLAYNYTTRDVILYALGVGAGLRPEELKFVYENGLEVLPTFGVIPPFPALMGLVGVEGIDINLVMLLHGEQYMEVRRHPIPVQGSLTSKPKIAAVYDKTKGALIELDVDTVDENGEVIFFNKFGTFIRGEGGFGGERGPEPGNEPPDRAPDKVVEEATLPTQAMIYRLSGDYNPLHIDPNIAAMAGYDKPILHGLCTFGFVGRAVLREFCGDDPKKFKAIKVRFSRHVFPGETIVTEMWKESDDKIIVRASTKERGEYCLTNAAVWLNP; encoded by the coding sequence ATGCCTATCGACCTGTCGGTAATCGGAAAGGAGCTGCCGCCCCTCGCTTACAACTACACCACCAGGGACGTCATCCTCTACGCCCTGGGAGTGGGAGCGGGCCTGCGGCCCGAGGAGCTGAAGTTCGTCTACGAGAACGGGCTCGAGGTGCTGCCCACCTTCGGCGTCATACCGCCTTTCCCGGCCCTCATGGGCCTGGTGGGCGTGGAGGGCATCGACATCAACCTGGTCATGCTCCTCCACGGGGAGCAGTACATGGAGGTGCGGCGCCATCCCATCCCCGTGCAGGGCAGCCTGACCTCCAAGCCGAAGATCGCCGCCGTCTACGACAAGACCAAGGGAGCCCTCATCGAGCTGGACGTGGACACGGTGGACGAGAACGGCGAGGTGATCTTCTTCAACAAGTTCGGCACCTTCATCCGCGGTGAGGGCGGCTTTGGGGGCGAGCGCGGCCCCGAGCCCGGCAACGAGCCTCCGGACAGGGCGCCCGACAAGGTGGTGGAGGAGGCCACCCTGCCCACGCAGGCGATGATCTACCGTCTCTCGGGCGACTACAACCCGCTGCACATCGATCCCAACATCGCGGCCATGGCGGGGTACGATAAGCCCATCCTGCACGGGCTCTGCACCTTCGGTTTCGTCGGCCGGGCGGTGCTGCGCGAGTTCTGCGGCGACGATCCCAAGAAGTTCAAGGCCATCAAGGTGCGCTTCAGCCGCCACGTCTTCCCGGGCGAGACCATCGTCACCGAGATGTGGAAGGAATCCGACGACAAGATCATCGTGCGGGCCTCCACCAAGGAGCGCGGCGAGTACTGCCTTACCAACGCCGCCGTGTGGCTCAACCCGTAA
- a CDS encoding 4Fe-4S binding protein has protein sequence MNEEDLYQQLATRVLMPQSKLIPELFRMIADEEEARTLLATPGTAEELAQKLGVDAGEMEERLSVLFRKGLVFKSQRPEGTVYRMCRDIAQFHDASILWPEAPEEYHRLWKRFMAEEWPEFARMVSQLLPKPFSRVITVQQPVDARSRILAFDDVEAIIRGAGRLAVTKCTCRLIDGKCGKPVEVCLQVGKAAEYTLERGSGREVDVDEALRIIREAEEAGLVHVTMNRSKDFHFICNCCDDCCMSFTLISKGINLCDPSRFQAQVDTQKCSGCGTCLERCFFDALSLGGEEGAQVSVVDPEKCMGCGLCMVTCPEEAISLVAVREEGFVPQG, from the coding sequence ATGAACGAAGAGGACCTCTACCAGCAGCTCGCCACCCGCGTGCTCATGCCCCAGAGCAAGCTCATACCCGAGCTCTTCCGCATGATCGCCGACGAGGAGGAGGCGCGAACGCTTCTTGCCACCCCGGGTACGGCGGAGGAGCTGGCGCAGAAACTCGGGGTGGACGCGGGCGAGATGGAGGAAAGGCTTTCCGTCCTCTTCCGCAAGGGCCTGGTCTTCAAGTCGCAAAGACCGGAGGGCACCGTATATCGCATGTGCCGCGACATAGCGCAGTTCCACGACGCCTCCATCCTCTGGCCGGAGGCGCCAGAGGAGTATCACCGGCTCTGGAAGCGCTTCATGGCCGAGGAGTGGCCCGAATTCGCACGCATGGTCTCGCAGTTGCTGCCGAAGCCCTTCTCGCGCGTGATCACCGTGCAGCAGCCGGTGGATGCGCGCTCGCGCATCCTTGCCTTCGACGACGTGGAGGCGATCATACGCGGCGCCGGAAGGCTGGCGGTGACCAAGTGCACCTGCCGCCTCATCGACGGAAAGTGCGGCAAACCCGTCGAGGTATGCCTGCAGGTGGGGAAGGCGGCCGAGTATACCCTGGAGAGGGGCAGCGGCCGCGAGGTGGACGTGGATGAGGCGTTGCGCATCATCCGCGAGGCCGAGGAAGCCGGCCTGGTACACGTGACCATGAACCGGTCCAAGGATTTCCATTTCATATGCAACTGCTGCGACGACTGCTGCATGTCCTTCACCCTCATCTCGAAGGGCATAAACCTCTGCGATCCCAGCCGTTTCCAGGCGCAGGTGGACACGCAGAAATGCAGCGGTTGCGGTACCTGCCTGGAGCGCTGCTTCTTCGACGCCCTCTCGCTCGGCGGCGAGGAGGGGGCGCAGGTGAGCGTCGTGGACCCGGAGAAGTGCATGGGGTGCGGGCTGTGCATGGTCACCTGTCCCGAGGAGGCCATCTCGCTGGTGGCGGTTCGCGAGGAGGGCTTCGTCCCCCAGGGATGA